From the genome of Thermoanaerobaculales bacterium:
CCAGCGCGAGACGTCGCCGGACTCGAAGCCGTCGGCGAACGGCAGCCCGCCGGCGCCGACCGCCGGCACGTGCATCACGATGCAGTGGATCGCGCCCGCCGAGTGGATGATGTCGGAGGAGTCGACCGGGATCACCTGGTGGTCCGGGAAGGCCGCCTGGAACACCGCCAGCGCGGCCGCGTTCTGCGCCGGGTAGCCGGCGAACTCGGAGATGAACACCAGGTCGTTGAACACCACCGCGTTGGTGTAGGTGTAGTGGGTGCCGCCGGCGTTCCAGCCGGGAGTCCGGTGCAGGGTGTAGCCGCGGGCGGAGAGCTCCGCGGCCATCGCCTCGGTGATCGTGTAGGGCTGGCCGTCGCCCGGGCTGTACTCGCCGATGATGACCTCCAGGTCGCGCACCGGCAGCATCCACATGTCGATGTGGCGGGTCGAGTCGTACCAGCTCGGGAAGCCCGGCGTGATCTCGAGCGCCAGCCCCTGGTAGCTCGCGTACAGGTCGATCACGTCCTGCGCGGTCAGGCCGGGGTTCTCATCGAGGACGAGCTCGGTCATGAACGCCTCGGTGTCCGCGAACAGGTGGAAGTTGCCGCCGCCGTGGACCAGCGGCAGGTCGTACTGCGGCTCGCCCCACAACGCGCTCAGGAAGTCCGGGAACGCGTCGTCCAGCGGCCGCGGCCGGTTGTAGATGTGGTCCACGATCGCCCGGTGTCCGTCCTCGCTGATGAAGCGAGGGCCGTAGTCGCGGATCCACACGGTGTTCGTGGTGTAGGTGATGAACTCGACCTGGCCGAGGTCGGCGCCGGCGCCCTGCAGGATGGCGGTCGCGCTCGCCTGCTGCGACGGGCCGGTCACGAGGATGTACACGATCGCGCCCGGATCGCCGGTGGTGATGCCGACCGCCAGCTCGGTCAAGATCGAGTTGAACGACCCCCAGCTGATCAGCAGCCCCTCGTTGTGCGCGTACTCGGGC
Proteins encoded in this window:
- a CDS encoding agmatine deiminase family protein, which codes for MHGRRFAWVLVLLLALGAAGAVDAQQAKRVAREYLANIVDDNPNPLPRGLAEFERGLPLPAPAPWTELAPPTGAVSTPPEYAHNEGLLISWGSFNSILTELAVGITTGDPGAIVYILVTGPSQQASATAILQGAGADLGQVEFITYTTNTVWIRDYGPRFISEDGHRAIVDHIYNRPRPLDDAFPDFLSALWGEPQYDLPLVHGGGNFHLFADTEAFMTELVLDENPGLTAQDVIDLYASYQGLALEITPGFPSWYDSTRHIDMWMLPVRDLEVIIGEYSPGDGQPYTITEAMAAELSARGYTLHRTPGWNAGGTHYTYTNAVVFNDLVFISEFAGYPAQNAAALAVFQAAFPDHQVIPVDSSDIIHSAGAIHCIVMHVPAVGAGGLPFADGFESGDVSRWSSVVP